In the genome of Flavobacterium panacagri, one region contains:
- a CDS encoding cell surface protein has translation MNQRFLKYCRLIVLAFVALLFLNCSGGDNDNPDSGGESVTNEFKTTRFSIISLSAKTNVSADALYNWTVESVSSENYSLVNTTSKEALFASTAEGTYEFKVVITDKGTTQTQKVMVIVTAETKELKTFISKVFEFKPAPGQFVNDLPVANDGDTADRVLTRANSYLAKKNGDLISLGAFGGYVVFGFDHSIVNLKGKRDFRVLGNAFWAEANPNQNAELRGGSSEAGVIMVSYDKNKNGLPDDEWYEIEGAGHKMEKTIRNYEITYYRPDPNKIPVPGGGTGTVTFTDLEYIYWKDNQGKDGYLAQNNAYNHSLEYWPKWLKDQASITFKGTRLPDNAVDESGNGSYYVQYAFLYGYADNAPNNDDDSAIDIDWAIDSSGKKVQLPAIDFVKVYNGLNQQAGWLGETSTEIMGATDLHLSGENIPTR, from the coding sequence ATGAATCAGAGATTTTTAAAGTATTGTCGATTAATAGTATTGGCTTTTGTTGCGTTGCTATTTTTAAACTGTTCAGGCGGAGATAATGACAATCCGGATTCTGGCGGAGAATCGGTAACGAACGAATTTAAAACCACGCGTTTTTCAATTATTAGTTTGAGTGCTAAAACAAATGTGAGCGCTGATGCCCTTTACAATTGGACAGTTGAAAGTGTTTCTTCAGAGAATTATTCTTTGGTCAACACCACTTCAAAAGAAGCTTTGTTTGCCTCAACTGCTGAAGGAACGTATGAATTTAAAGTTGTTATTACAGATAAAGGAACAACTCAGACTCAAAAAGTGATGGTAATTGTCACGGCTGAAACGAAAGAATTAAAAACATTTATTTCGAAAGTGTTCGAATTTAAACCTGCGCCAGGGCAATTTGTAAATGATCTTCCTGTGGCCAATGACGGCGACACGGCTGATAGAGTTTTAACAAGAGCCAATTCGTATTTGGCAAAGAAAAACGGCGATCTTATTTCGCTTGGTGCTTTTGGCGGTTATGTGGTTTTTGGTTTTGACCACAGTATTGTAAACCTAAAGGGAAAACGTGATTTTAGGGTTTTAGGTAATGCTTTTTGGGCAGAAGCCAATCCGAATCAGAATGCGGAATTACGCGGCGGAAGCAGTGAAGCGGGAGTTATCATGGTTTCTTATGATAAAAATAAAAATGGACTTCCGGATGACGAATGGTACGAAATTGAAGGTGCCGGCCATAAAATGGAAAAAACAATCCGCAACTACGAAATAACGTATTACAGGCCAGATCCTAATAAAATTCCAGTTCCGGGCGGTGGAACAGGAACGGTAACTTTTACCGATTTGGAATACATCTACTGGAAAGACAATCAGGGAAAAGACGGTTATCTGGCACAGAATAATGCTTACAATCATTCCTTGGAATATTGGCCGAAATGGCTGAAAGATCAGGCTTCTATTACTTTCAAAGGTACAAGATTGCCAGATAATGCTGTTGATGAAAGCGGTAACGGAAGTTATTATGTTCAATATGCCTTTTTATACGGTTATGCAGACAATGCTCCCAATAATGATGACGATTCGGCAATCGACATTGATTGGGCAATTGACAGCAGTGGTAAAAAAGTACAGCTTCCGGCCATAGATTTTGTAAAAGTGTACAATGGACTTAATCAGCAGGCGGGCTGGCTTGGAGAAACTTCAACCGAAATTATGGGAGCAACTGATCTGCATCTTTCAGGAGAAAATATTCCAACGAGATAA
- a CDS encoding YncE family protein, producing the protein MKKGFIKIIISLFTAIVLVSCREDETIFLSSDTNVAVPTNDGNIEGFYLLNEGNMGMNRASIDVFNYRTGNYTTDVYSERNPSVVKELGDVGNDIQIYGNKVYAVINVSNKVEVLEKWTAKRIKKIDIPNCRYVTFYKDKAYVSSYSGPVAINPNAEIGFVAEIDTTSLEIKRKVTVGYQPEQMVVHNGKLYVANSGGYRVPNYDRTVSVIDLETFTEIKKIDVGINLYSMEIDSRGDIYVSSRGDYYNTQPNLFVIDTKTDEKKMQLDIPALGMCLVDDLLYYYSVSWSYLTNSNKITYGILDTKTKKIISDKIITDGTDKKIMIPYGLQVNPETKEIYITDAQNYVVTGYIYCFTPDGRLKWKTTAGNIPAHIAFITKK; encoded by the coding sequence ATGAAAAAGGGTTTTATAAAAATAATAATTAGCTTATTTACAGCTATAGTATTGGTTTCCTGCAGGGAAGATGAAACAATATTTCTGTCTTCAGATACGAATGTTGCCGTGCCTACAAATGACGGCAATATTGAAGGTTTTTATCTGCTGAATGAAGGCAATATGGGAATGAACCGAGCGAGTATTGATGTTTTCAATTACAGAACAGGAAATTATACCACTGATGTTTATTCCGAAAGAAATCCTTCAGTTGTAAAAGAATTGGGCGATGTTGGAAACGATATTCAAATCTATGGTAATAAGGTTTATGCCGTTATAAATGTCTCCAACAAAGTAGAAGTTTTAGAAAAATGGACGGCAAAACGAATCAAGAAAATTGATATTCCAAATTGTCGTTATGTGACTTTTTACAAAGACAAGGCTTATGTAAGTTCCTATTCTGGGCCAGTTGCTATTAATCCGAATGCTGAAATTGGTTTTGTTGCCGAAATCGATACGACTTCTTTAGAAATAAAAAGAAAAGTGACAGTTGGTTATCAGCCAGAACAAATGGTCGTGCATAACGGAAAATTATATGTAGCGAATTCAGGCGGTTATCGTGTTCCAAATTACGATCGAACGGTTTCGGTTATTGATTTAGAGACTTTCACAGAAATTAAAAAAATAGATGTTGGCATTAATCTCTACAGCATGGAGATTGACAGCCGTGGCGATATTTATGTGAGTTCACGAGGCGATTACTACAATACACAACCCAACCTTTTTGTGATTGATACCAAAACAGACGAGAAGAAAATGCAACTCGATATTCCGGCTTTAGGAATGTGTCTGGTTGATGATCTACTTTATTATTACAGTGTTTCTTGGAGTTATCTCACGAACAGCAACAAGATTACGTATGGAATTTTGGATACCAAAACCAAAAAGATAATCAGCGATAAAATCATTACGGACGGAACCGACAAAAAAATCATGATTCCGTATGGACTTCAGGTCAATCCCGAAACCAAAGAAATTTATATAACCGATGCCCAAAATTATGTGGTAACGGGTTATATCTATTGTTTTACACCAGACGGCCGATTAAAATGGAAAACTACAGCGGGAAATATTCCTGCGCATATTGCTTTTATAACCAAAAAATAA